One Felis catus isolate Fca126 chromosome D1, F.catus_Fca126_mat1.0, whole genome shotgun sequence DNA segment encodes these proteins:
- the LOC101101588 gene encoding olfactory receptor 1052-like — protein MADDNLTLVTEFILLGLTDRPELKVVLFTPFLLIYTISLVGNIGMLFLIQITPKLHTPMYHFLSCLSFVDACYSSVFAPKMLLNFFAERETISFSACIVQYFFFVSLLTTEGFLLAAMAYDRYVAIVNPLLYTVAMTKIVCVVLVIGSCVGGLINSLTHTIGLVKLSFCGPNIISHFFCDLPPLLKLSCSDTSLNELLLLIFSGIIAIVTFLTVMISYIFIVAAILRIRSAAGRQKAFSTCASHLTAVTLFYGSISFSYIQPSSQYSLEQEKVVSVLYTLVIPMLNPMIYSLRNKEVKDAVKKAIEMKYFPC, from the coding sequence ATGGCTGATGATAATTTGACATTGGTTACAGAGTTTATCCTTTTGGGACTGACAGACCGTCCTGAACTGAAAGTGGTCCTCTTTACGCCGTTCCTTCTGATCTACACCATATCTTTGGTGGGGAATATAGGAATGCTCTTTCTAATCCAAATAACTCCCAAACTCCACACACCCATGTATCATTTCCTTAGCTGCCTGTCATTTGTTGATGCCTGTTATTCGTCCGTCTTTGCACCGAAAATGCTGCTCAACTTCTTTGCTGAACGGGAGACAATCTCATTCTCTGCATGCATCgtgcaatattttttctttgtgtcaCTCCTTACCACTGAGGGCTTCTTGCTGGCGGCAATGGCTTATGACCGCTACGTGGCCATCGTGAACCCTTTACTTTATACAGTGGCGATGACTAAAATAGTTTGTGTTGTCCTGGTCATTGGGTCATGTGTAGGAGGCTTAATCAACTCGTTGACACACACAATTGGCTTGGTGAAATTGTCTTTCTGTGGGCCAAACATCATCAGTCACTTCTTCTGTGACCTTCCCCCACTGTTGAAGCTGTCGTGTTCTGACACGTCCCTGAATGAACTGTTGCTTTTAATCTTTTCTGGAATTATTGCCATCGTCACTTTCTTGACTGTGATGATCTCCTACATCTTCATTGTTGCCGCCATCCTCAGGATCCGCTCAGCAGCAGGAAGACAAAAAGCCTTCTCTACCTGTGCTTCGCATCTAACGGCCGTGACTTTATTCTATGGCTCTATAAGCTTTAGTTACATTCAACCAAGTTCCCAATATTCCTTAGAACAAGAGAAGGTGGTGTCTGTGCTTTATACCTTGGTGATTCCTATGTTAAACCCAATGATTTACAGCCTGAGGAATAAGGAAGTAAAGGATGCCGTGAAAAAGGCTATAGAAATGAAATACTTCCCTTGTTAA
- the LOC101080404 gene encoding olfactory receptor 1052-like has product MHIFGLLSLPSCSLQGPHWGDTQMANRNVSVVTEFILLGLTDNPELNTVLFVLFLSIYFVTVVGNVWIIAIIWASTQLHSPKYFFLCQLAFLDFCYSSVFIPKMLVNYLAGQKVISYHGCLLQYSFVSMILTTECFLLAAMAYDRYVAICRPLHYKGLMTPTFCTHLVAACYLLGSASSLTHLRGLLSLSFCGPNIINHYFCDIPLLFQLSCSDTQHNKILLTVLSGMTSVTTFLMVVGSYVGILLTVLKSPSTRSRYKAFSTCVSHLTVVTLFYGTVIFTYLGSSSSSAPDRAKILSMFYTLLLPILNFLIYSVRNTEANEAMKRIIVRKIFAL; this is encoded by the coding sequence ATGCATATATTCGGGTTGTTATCATTGCCCTCTTGTTCCCTCCAGGGCCCCCACTGGggagacacacagatggccaacagaaatGTCAGTGTGGTAACTGAATTCATCCTCCTTGGGCTGACCGATAACCCTGAACTGAATACTGTCCtttttgtgctgtttctctccatttattttgtcacCGTGGTGGGCAATGTTTGGATTATAGCAATAATCTGGGCTAGTACCCAGCTCCATTCCCCCAAATACTTCTTCCTTTGCCAGCTGGCTTTCTTGGATTTCTGCTATTCGTCAGTCTTTATTCCTAAAATGTTGGTGAATTACCTAGCAGGACAGAAAGTCATCTCCTATCACGGTTGCCTCCTTCAGTATTCCTTTGTCAGCATGATCCTGACCACTGAATGTTTCCTGCTGGCggccatggcctatgaccgctatgtcGCCATTTGCCGCCCGCTTCACTACAAAGGCCTCATGACCCCCACGTTCTGCACCCACTTGGTGGCTGCTTGCTACCTGCTAGGTTCTGCCAGCTCACTCACCCACCTGAGAGGCTTGCTCAGCCTGTCTTTCTGTGGGCCCAACATCATCAACCATTACTTCTGTGACATCCCACTGCTCTTTCAACTGTCCTGTTCGGACACCCAACACAACAAGATTTTACTTACCGTCCTCTCTGGAATGACATCGGTGACCACCTTCCTGATGGTGGTTGGTTCCTATGTGGGAATCCTGCTCACTGTCCTGAAGTCACCCTCCACAAGGAGCAGATATAAAGCGTTCTCCACGTGTGTATCTCACCTAACAGTAGTGACTCTCTTCTACGGAACAGTGATATTTACTTATCTGGGAAGCAGTTCCAGCTCCGCACCAGATAGAGCCAAAATCCTGTCCATGTTTTACACCCTTTTGCTGCCAATCCTAAATTTCCTGATATACAGTGTGAGAAACACAGAGGCCAACGAAGCAATGAAAAGAATTattgtgagaaaaatatttgctctctga